A stretch of Chanodichthys erythropterus isolate Z2021 chromosome 20, ASM2448905v1, whole genome shotgun sequence DNA encodes these proteins:
- the LOC137009469 gene encoding H-2 class II histocompatibility antigen, E-S beta chain-like isoform X1, translating into MSLLKLLNFHHILMLSVFTGAANGYYCYQSSQCIYSSPDLSDMVYIEGFYFNKYLFVKFNSTVGKFVGFTEFGMRNAEIWNNDTNYLQMTRAQVDRFCRHNAELMEVAIYNKTVQPKVKLSSVMPGDSKHPALVMCSVYDFYPQPIKVSWLKDGAEVTSDVTSTEELPNGDWYYQIHSELEYTPKSGEKISCVVEHASFTKPMIYDWNPPAPEFEWNIQLLFTIESVALLLGIIIAAAGLIYYKIKSTEKILVSH; encoded by the exons ATGTCTCTGTTAAAGCTCTTGAATTTTCATCACATTCTAATGCTGTCTGTATTCACTGGAGCAG CTAATGGATATTATTGCTACCAGTCATCACAGTGCATCTACAGCTCCCCTGATCTCAGTGACATGGTGTACATTGAAGGCTTTTACTTCAATAAATATCTATTTGTGAAGTTCAACAGCACTGTGGGGAAGTTTGTGGGGTTTACAGAGTTTGGAATGAGAAATGCAGAGATCTGGAACAACGATACAAACTACTTACAGATGACCAGAGCTCAAGTTGATAGATTCTGCAGACATAATGCTGAACTTATGGAAGTAGCTATCTATAATAAAACAG TGCAGCCGAAGGTGAAGCTCAGTTCAGTGATGCCAGGCGACAGCAAACATCCAGCTCTGGTCATGTGCAGCGTGTACGACTTCTACCCTCAACCAATCAAAGTGTCCTGGTTGAAGGATGGTGCAGAGGTGACTTCTGATGTGACCTCAACTGAGGAGCTGCCTAATGGAGACTGGTACTATCAGATTCACTCTGAGCTGGAATACACTCCCAAATCTGGAGAGAAGATCTCCTGTGTGGTGGAGCACGCCAGCTTCACCAAACCCATGATCTATGACTGGA ACCCCCCGGCCCCTGAATTTGAGTGGAATATTCAACTATTATTCACTATTGAATCTGTTGCACTGCTGCTGGGAATCATCATAGCAGCTGCTGGATTAATTTACTACAAGATCAAATCAACAG aGAAGATCCTGGTATCACATTAA
- the LOC137009469 gene encoding H-2 class II histocompatibility antigen, E-S beta chain-like isoform X2, whose amino-acid sequence MSLLKLLNFHHILMLSVFTGAANGYYCYQSSQCIYSSPDLSDMVYIEGFYFNKYLFVKFNSTVGKFVGFTEFGMRNAEIWNNDTNYLQMTRAQVDRFCRHNAELMEVAIYNKTVQPKVKLSSVMPGDSKHPALVMCSVYDFYPQPIKVSWLKDGAEVTSDVTSTEELPNGDWYYQIHSELEYTPKSGEKISCVVEHASFTKPMIYDWNPPAPEFEWNIQLLFTIESVALLLGIIIAAAGLIYYKIKSTGL is encoded by the exons ATGTCTCTGTTAAAGCTCTTGAATTTTCATCACATTCTAATGCTGTCTGTATTCACTGGAGCAG CTAATGGATATTATTGCTACCAGTCATCACAGTGCATCTACAGCTCCCCTGATCTCAGTGACATGGTGTACATTGAAGGCTTTTACTTCAATAAATATCTATTTGTGAAGTTCAACAGCACTGTGGGGAAGTTTGTGGGGTTTACAGAGTTTGGAATGAGAAATGCAGAGATCTGGAACAACGATACAAACTACTTACAGATGACCAGAGCTCAAGTTGATAGATTCTGCAGACATAATGCTGAACTTATGGAAGTAGCTATCTATAATAAAACAG TGCAGCCGAAGGTGAAGCTCAGTTCAGTGATGCCAGGCGACAGCAAACATCCAGCTCTGGTCATGTGCAGCGTGTACGACTTCTACCCTCAACCAATCAAAGTGTCCTGGTTGAAGGATGGTGCAGAGGTGACTTCTGATGTGACCTCAACTGAGGAGCTGCCTAATGGAGACTGGTACTATCAGATTCACTCTGAGCTGGAATACACTCCCAAATCTGGAGAGAAGATCTCCTGTGTGGTGGAGCACGCCAGCTTCACCAAACCCATGATCTATGACTGGA ACCCCCCGGCCCCTGAATTTGAGTGGAATATTCAACTATTATTCACTATTGAATCTGTTGCACTGCTGCTGGGAATCATCATAGCAGCTGCTGGATTAATTTACTACAAGATCAAATCAACAGGTCTGTAG